TTCGTTGATACTGCCTTCGCTGCGTAGCGGATCTCAGTTTCCCCGCCTCCTCCTTATCGATGCCAGGCCCTCCTGCGCAACCTCGCCGCGTTCAGTCTCTTCGCCTTTTTGAGGAACAATGCTGCAGTGCAGCACGTTCCTCTGCCAACCTGCAAATGGCCAATCCCACATTCACCGACCCGCGGAGGATTTATGTCAGAGCAGCTCGAAGACCTGCACCCACCCAGCTTTTCGCAGCACATGGCGCAAGGCCACAGCTTTCGCGTCGCGCGGTGGCCTGCGCCTCATGGGGCGCGGTCGCGGCCGCTCCTCTTCTTCAGCGGGATCGGCGCGAACATCGAGCTTCTCGCGCCGTTCCTGCAGGAGTTTGGCAGTCGAGACGTGATCACATTCGATATGCCGGGAGTGGGAGGCACTGCTCCCTTCCCGCGGCCCTACCGGCTTTCGACTATGGCGAAAGCGGCACGCGAAATCCTCTCCGGTCTCGGCGTGGAAGATGTCGACGTCATGGGTGTCAGCTGGGGCGGAATGCTCGCCCAGGAATTTGCCTATCGCAACAGGCAGACCGTCAAGAATCTTGTGCTTGCTGCGACCTCGGCCGGAATGCCCATGGTCCCCGGCGCCCCCCTCTATTCGTGATGGCCGTTGGCGCGTTGGTCGCCGCCAGTGGCTGGCAACCATCAATTGGACGGAACGCAGCGGCGGCAGCGTGCAGCTCATGACCGTCTCCAGCCCGATAACTCACAAAGAAAACCCCCGCCGAAGCGAGGGTAAGGTTCGAGGAAGAAAGATTGGCCAGCTTCTGAGGCCGGCTTTCTCTAGACGCCGCCGTGGGACGTTCTCCTCAGCCATGCCCGTTGCCTAGATCCGAATCCCGGAGGTGCCGTTGCAAGACGCTGCCGAGATCGATGTGTCCTGCTCGATGGTTCGCGCGACGGGGGGACTTGGCCCGGAATTGCCACTGAAATAATCATCGCTGTCGAGACAAAGCGCGGAACGAAAAGCGTCGGCCAAGCGTACAGCAAGTATTGCCGTCATGTCCCAGGCCTCCCGATCCGCCGACCGGAGATGACGGCAAACACCCCCGCAATTGTTGGCCAGGGTTCCCCGCCGCTGGCCACGCGCTCTGACTTGCCCATCGAACGCGTTGCACCTGTGACGACACGAAAAAGCAGACTCCTCACTTTGAGTTAGTTGGTCTCAGAAAAAATGTGGGAGTGCCCCACTAGCCTCAACGACGGTCTGGCGCTCAAGCCATCACAAAGGCCCCCCGCGGCATGAGCGGGGGGCAAGGTTCGGGGCGTGCCGCGTTAAGGGGGTAGCGGCACTTCTGGCGCCGCTATTGGGGGCAACGCGGCGCATATGTGGAACGCTCGCGGGCCGACAAGTATCCGTTGGCAAAGAAACCCCCGCCGGAGCGGGGTAGAGTGTGCGTTTGCCACAGGGGTATCAAACCGTGACGGGGCGGAGCTAGGCGAGGCTCGAAACGATCGGAAATTGGCTTTTCGTAACCGTTGGCGAACGTCTCATATTGGACTGATAGCCCGCGGATCTGACGCCTATAATCTATGTTAAAGTCAGACCGTTGGAGGTCTGCAAGCACCTTGCAAAAGGGGGCGCAACGAATGCAGGTTTTTATCGTGCTGGCCGTGGGGGCGGCTCTGGCAGGCGCCGGGCTTTTGCCATTGCGCTGGGCTGGAATAGCAGAACGCCGGCATCAGCGCATTGCCGCGGAACGGAAACGGCAATAGCGACTTGCGGACGCCCGCCTAGACCGGCTCACGCGGCCGCAAACGCACACCGACATGGAATAGCTCGCTGGCGAAAAAGAAACCCCCGCCGGAGCGGGGGCTAGGTGCCTTCAGGGCCCTAAACGCATCACACGCGGCTAAGGTCCACCAGCCGTAACACATTGATCTGCAGCGTAATCATTGGGAATGCGCAATCCCAAAACCAAAGAGGCCGCACGTAAGTACGCGCAGCCTCTAGGGTTAATCGAACTGCCGATCGAGCAAAGCGGCCAGTCAGCATCTAGAACGTCGCCTGACCCAACAAGTTTAGCCGTGGAGAGGCAAGTGGAAGGAGCGTCCTCGCTGCCGCTCGCCCAGGCAGCAAGGACGCTCGGGCGACGCCGATCCTTCGCGATCAGCGGGGCCAAGCCTGCGCATGTCCAGGAGATATCAGGCGCAATCCACGCATTAACGCCAGATCGGGCCAAGGTTTCCGCGACATGAAAAAGAAAACCCGCCAGTGCGCCGGGGGGGATGGGCGCGGGCGGGGTTAGGTCGGGCCGGTTTTCCGGCTCTGAGATTAGTAGGGGCTGATTGGGCCTCGGGATTGATCTATGCCGTAGGTGGGCTTGATGGTGCGGCCATCTTCATCAGCTCCCCAAAGAACGATTCCGTGGAGCGCATAGGCGCAGCAGCCATCATCGCCGGCAACGCAACGATCTTCCTCGGGATGCCGCGGCATCGCTTGTCTCGCTCCCGCTAACAAAGGCCCCCGCCTGTTGACGGGGGCAGGCGCCGACCTACGAAAGGTCGGTCTTCGGGGCGCCCGCGCCGGTCGATGCGCGGGACATCCGTTAAAACGAAGTGGGCACCTGTGACGTTCCACATCCCCAAGAAAAACCCCCGCCGAAGCGGGGGAAGTGTGGGCGTTTGCCAAGGGTATCAATCCATGACGGTCCGCTGCTAAACGATGGCGAAACGGGCCGGAAATTGGCTTTTCGTAAGGTAGTTAAACCTAATGTCTCCAATCGAGACCGAGGCGAAACCCAAAGCCGGCGCGCGCCGGTGTGGGTTGAAGCATCTGAGCTTGCGCCCTCTTTGGGAAAGGCGACTGCCGCCACGGTACGCAATCGGGAAACCGCGCGCCATGACGGCAGTCGAGAGTTTTACTGCTCAACGGCGTCGATGTTCCAGGGTGTTGGGAAATTACAATCTCCCGACCGAGTTGAGGAAGAGACCATCAGGATTGTGTTTTCCCAATGCCTTCAATCCGTTAACCTTTGCCAGACACAAGTACGGCGACTGCCGCTTCCCCGTGATTTCCCAATCAGTTTGCAGTGGCGGCAGTCACCTAGCTCGTCATCAACATCCAGACGAAGATCGCCATTCCAATTATGCCATTTCACTTGTTATTGGTTTCGTTCGGTTCGCTACTGCTTGCTGCCTAGCCAGCTTGGTCTGAGGCCTACGCATCGCCGCGCCAGCAAAGCCGATGCCCAGAATCATCAGGCCCCATGTAGCGGGCTCGGGAACATAGCCCGCGATTTGGGCATGGCCCTCAAGATTTAGGACGTTGAAATCGTACTTGAAGTCCTTCCCGCTAAGATCGTGATAGGTGAACTTCATGTTACCGCTAAGCGCAACAACGTAGTCATTGTAAATCGAGCCCAGAAGATCGAATTGATCGAAGGAACCGTCCAATCCGCAACGTAGCCGAGGATGTGAATATTATTGTCAGAACCCCTGGTCACGAGATCGTCGTAGGTAAGCCCGCGGGTGTTGAATCCCTGAAGAAACGGGTTCGAAGCGTCGGGAATTGAAAAGCTAACGGTGACAAGACCGAGTTGAGGTTGGACATCCATGGTCGTGTTGATCCTGAACGTCACGTTCAGGCCGGCCAGGTCCAGGACTTCGGGCGACGTGTTAAAGTCAATCACCGACGCGGTTCCCGATGCGATGGTCCCGATGAAAACCCCCGATTTCAAGTCAAGTGCCGCCTGCGCCGGCATCGCCCATAGCGCGGCAATCGCCGCCATTAACCAACCGAATCGCATGATATTTCTCCGCAAAGCTACCTTGAGGCTGTGCCGGTTACTGTGATGAGTCGAATCATTTGCGGGCATAGATCCGTATTGGACGAAGCTAATCAGTCACTTCCTTGATGCTTGGAAAGCCACACCGAGGAATCCCTGAGGTTTGATTTCGATAGGGGCGACGCACCGCGAGATTATCGCGCACCATCGATTGGAAGGGTCATCAGAGCGATAAAACCGCTTCGACGTGCGCTCCTAGGTTGGCTGCCGACACGGTACGCAATCGGGAAACCGCGCGCCACGCTGACGGTGATGTCGGCAACCACGAGGGCCGCTGAGAGCGCAGTTCGTTTAGAAACTCGACTCTCAGCTTTGGCGTGCGACCGCGCGGGCAAGCCTGCGCCCGATTTCAGCCCTTCGCAGCAAATTCAGGGTGTTCGTCCATGTGCATCGACCGGACCAACGAGTGCTGCAGCGTGGTCCAATAGGCATCGTCACCAGTTGAAGCTTTCCGCGATCCGTCTTCGACTGCCGCTTGCGCACGGCTTAATTTGCCTTTGGCCAAGTCACCTCTCCCATTCAGCTCTGTTCACAATTATACGGTTCAGCCGGGCTATTGTTCCTGCGGTATTGAAGACAAGCGCACCTACCTTGAGAATGCCCCGGCGAGATCGCCGCACCTCGCCAGGGGCACCGTATGCCAGCGAGAATCGCCTTCAGACTGGCGCGACAAAATTAGCAGACATTATTCCGACTCGGACATTGGGAAATCCGAATGCACGGACCGCTTCTCGCTGCCGTAGCGGATCGTCGGCGACGGAGCGGGGCGCTGGCCCATCATCTGAAGCGCCGCAGCTCCTGCTTCCACTCCCGCTCGTCCGGCATCGGCAGGATGGCAGTAGGCACTCCGCGCGAATACTCGGTCAATGCTGTCCGAGCGCCGCACTCGGCGCAATGAAGCCTCTTTCGCAGCTCGCAAAATCGCATGTCCAATCGCCGGCGCCGCCATGCTTCCCAAAGGCCAAGGTCAACAACGCGCGCGACGACAAGCTGCTGACCTCGTTCTGGAAAGACAGTTTCACCAAGCGCCGCTGCATTATCCCGGTCACTCAATGGGCCGAGGCAGAGGGTGAGAAGGGCAAGATGACCAAGACCTGGTATTCGCTCCACGGTGTCGATCTCTTCGCCGATGCAGGCGTGTGGCGAAACACGGTCGAACGGGGCGACGCCT
The window above is part of the Novosphingobium sp. G106 genome. Proteins encoded here:
- a CDS encoding alpha/beta fold hydrolase, which encodes MSEQLEDLHPPSFSQHMAQGHSFRVARWPAPHGARSRPLLFFSGIGANIELLAPFLQEFGSRDVITFDMPGVGGTAPFPRPYRLSTMAKAAREILSGLGVEDVDVMGVSWGGMLAQEFAYRNRQTVKNLVLAATSAGMPMVPGAPLYS
- a CDS encoding SOS response-associated peptidase family protein, which encodes MKPLSQLAKSHVQSPAPPCFPKAKVNNARDDKLLTSFWKDSFTKRRCIIPVTQWAEAEGEKGKMTKTWYSLHGVDLFADAGVWRNTVERGDAYSMVDGCVQMSDVHDRMPVILRPEHYDQ